A window of Choristoneura fumiferana chromosome 8, NRCan_CFum_1, whole genome shotgun sequence contains these coding sequences:
- the LOC141430377 gene encoding enoyl-CoA delta isomerase 3, peroxisomal-like: protein MDSADTIIETLHGNIKTVKYNKPRRKNAIDSDMYQRVTRILNNAAKDDSVSVMVFTGTGDYFSSGNDLVAARDVHGPTFFNILHDFIEAFIKFPKLLVAIVNGPAVGIAVTTLPLCDVIFAAENAFFYTPFGKLGITAEGCSTYTFPRIIGYRKALELLLFNQKMNAQEALDNGFVNYLYKPEDIQTKVWDKLMEISNVSDYLLTTTKRLMRGPIQDKLIKVNDEEIALLSKAWAARREGRENVKTSNSKL from the exons atggatAGTGCGGATACAATAATCGAAACCCTGCACGGAAATATTAAGACAGTGAAGTACAACAAACCTAGGAGAAAGAATGCCATTGACTCAGACATGTACCAGAGAGTGACCAGAATACTCAATAATGCAGCTAAAGATGACAGTGTATCTGTGATGGTATTCACGGGTACTGGTGACTACTTTAGCAGTGGAAATGATCTGGTTGCAGCACGGGACGTCCATGGTCCCACATTTTTTAATATCCTGCACGATTTTATTGAAGCTTTCATTAAATTTCCCAAGTTACTGGTTGCTATAGTCAATGGCCCGGCAGTGGGAATTGCAGTGACGACTTTACCACTCTGTGATGTAATATTTGCTGCAGAAAAT GCTTTCTTTTACACTCCATTTGGTAAACTGGGAATCACGGCAGAAGGATGTTCAACCTACACTTTTCCCAGAATAATTGGGTATAGAAAg gCCTTAGAACTGTTGCTGTTCAATCAGAAAATGAATGCCCAGGAAGCTCTGGACAATGGTTTTGTGAATTATCTGTACAAACCTGAAGACATACAGACCAAAGTGTGGGACAAACTCATGGAGATATCAAATGTGTCAGACTATTTGCTGACTACAACAAAAAGATTGATGAGAGGACCAATTCAGGACAAATTGATTAAAGTAAATGATGAAGAAATTGCTTTGCTGAGCAAAGCTTGGGCTGCACGACGGGAGGGTCGTGAAAATGTAAAGACCAGCAATAGTAAATTATAG